Below is a genomic region from Granulicella sp. L56.
GATTCATTTTGGTTGGATCGTGGCAATCGGCAGCTCCAGCAGCTTCTCCACCAGCACCGAGAGCCGCTCAACATGCTCTGACAGCTCCTGCGCCAGCGCCTTTGCATCGCCGCCGCCCTTACCCTCAGCAGCCAGATACACAATGTTGGTCATGCTCTGCAGCGGGTTGTTGATCTTGTGGGCAAGATCGTTCGCCATGGCTGCCGCCGCCGTCGCACTCGCCTGTTCCATCAACTTCTTCTGTTGCCGTTGTTGCCTTACCCCCATCGCGGCAAAGTTCGCCAGCACCTGCATCATGCGGGAGTCGTCCCCATCGAACGCCTCCGTTCTTCCATGCGCCATGATCCAGATGGTGCCGCGCGTCTCTTCCGTCTCCCATGGCAGTAGAAGACCGTCCGTCACCGTCGGCGCATCGACGCCCATCAGGTCGAAGAAGCGCTGAGTCACGCGAAAAAGCTGTGGCCGTCCTCGCTCCAGGCAGACACCGCAAGCGCTGGGATAGCGGGGAAGCGTCGCGTTCAGAAAACCCGAGTAGCTGCCCGACGTAGCGACCCAATGCCAGAAATTCTCGTCGGTCTTTTCCTCTTGCTCTACGCTGATACCTGCACTGTCGGCACCGCACAGATCGACCGCAACCTCGACCAGCTCCTGCAGAATCGTATCGGGGCGGGTGACAAAGGCCCGGGCCAGCCGATGCATCCCCTCAATCTGGGTCGCGACATCGCGCGTATGCAGGCGTCTCTGCCCGAATGCAGGGTCGCTCTCGATATCCAGTACTTCCAGGCCGGTGTCAGCCGGGTTCGAAGCAATTATGCTCATCTCACCCTTTCCCGTGCCGCCGCATCCTACTTGCTGTGTGCCCACAGAGTCCTCATTCCCCGTCGCTTCCACTTAATGCAAGGAGAGTAGTCTATTTTAGCGGCTTCAGGGAAGCGTGAGAATCTGTCCGGCAAACAATTCGCAACGGAGGCGGTATGCAACTTGGAATGGTAGGACTGGGACGGATGGGGGCCAACATGGTCCGGCGGCTGACGCGGCACGACCACGAATGCGTCGTCTTCGACATGTCGCCCAAGGCCGTCGACGAGCTGGCCAAGGAAAAAGGCGTCACCGGCTCCTCTTCGCTCGAAGACTTCGTCAGCAAGCTCGCCAAACCCCGTGCCATCTGGCTGATGATTCCGGCAGGCTTTGTCGAAGAGACGATCGCCAAAATCGCCCCTCAACTCGAATCCGGCGACATCCTGATCGACGGCGGCAACTCCTACTACATCGACGACATCCGCCGCGCCAAAGAGCTTGCCCCCAAAGGCATTAACTACGTCGATGTCGGCACCAGCGGCGGCGTCTGGGGACTCGATCGCGGCTACTGCATGATGATCGGCGGCCCGCAGGCCGCAGTCGAACACCTCGATCCCATCTTCAAATCCATCGCGCCCGGCATCGGTGACATCGACCGCACCCCCGGCTTCGACAAGCTCGGCGGCACCGCCGAGCAGGGCTATCTCCACTGCGGCGCCAGCGGCGGCGGCCACTTCGTCAAAATGGTGCACAACGGCATCGAGTACGGCATCATGGCCGCCTACGCCGAGGGCCTGGGCATCCTTAAGGCCGCCAACATCGGCAAGCAGGCCGGCGAGGTAGATGCCGAGACCACGCCGCTACGCGATCCCGAGAATTATCAGTTCGACTTCAATCTCACCGAGGTCGCCGAAGTCTGGCGGCGCGGCAGCGTCATCGCCTCGTGGCTGCTAGACCTTACGGCGGCTGCCCTCACCGAAGACCCTGCGCTATCCAAATTCGGCGGCAGAGTCTCCGACTCCGGCGAAGGCCGCTGGACAATTAAAGCCGCCATCGACGAAGGCGTACCCGCTCCCGTCCTCACCACAGCGCTCTACGAACGCTTCAGCTCCAGAGGACAGGCAGACTTCTCCGACAAGCTTCTATCCGCCATGCGCTACGAGTTCGGCGGCCATCTCGAAAAACCCGCCACAAAGTAACCGGCGTTCTCCTTTGCGGCGCAATGAGATACGTCATCTCGACCGAAGCGAAGCGCAGTGGAGAGACCCCTGTATTTGCCTTTCGCTGCACCAGCTAACATCCGTACGATTTGTGAAAACGTCGTAGCAACTGCGGGAATACGCCGCAAAAGAAAGAGTTCCACAAATATGGCCACACAGCACTCCGATGCACTCGTCTTCTTCGGCGCCACCGGCGACCTCGCCTACAAGAAGATCTTTCCGGCGCTGCAATCGATGGTCAAGCGCGGCACTCTCACCGTTCCCGTCATCGGAGTCGCCAAGGCCGGATGGAACCTCGATCAGCTCAAGGCGCGCGCGAAAGACAGCCTCGAAAAACACGGCGGCCTCGACGCCGACGCATGGCAAAAACTCAGCGGCCTGCTGCGCTACGTCGATGGCGACTACGCCGACCTGGCCACCTTCACCGCCGTGCGCAAGGAACTCGGTTCAGCCCAAAGTCCCGCGCACTACCTCGCCATTCCGCCATCGCTCTTTGAAAAAGTTGTGGAGCAGCTAGTCCAGTCCGGCTGCGCCAAAGGCGCACGCATCATCGTCGAGAAGCCCTTCGGCCACGATCTCGCCTCGGCGCAGGAGCTGAACCGCATCCTGCTCTCCGCCTTCCCCGAAACCTCCATCTTCCGCATCGACCACTATCTCGCCAAGGGGCCCGTGCACAATATG
It encodes:
- a CDS encoding GAF domain-containing protein; this encodes MSIIASNPADTGLEVLDIESDPAFGQRRLHTRDVATQIEGMHRLARAFVTRPDTILQELVEVAVDLCGADSAGISVEQEEKTDENFWHWVATSGSYSGFLNATLPRYPSACGVCLERGRPQLFRVTQRFFDLMGVDAPTVTDGLLLPWETEETRGTIWIMAHGRTEAFDGDDSRMMQVLANFAAMGVRQQRQQKKLMEQASATAAAAMANDLAHKINNPLQSMTNIVYLAAEGKGGGDAKALAQELSEHVERLSVLVEKLLELPIATIQPK
- the gnd gene encoding phosphogluconate dehydrogenase (NAD(+)-dependent, decarboxylating), yielding MQLGMVGLGRMGANMVRRLTRHDHECVVFDMSPKAVDELAKEKGVTGSSSLEDFVSKLAKPRAIWLMIPAGFVEETIAKIAPQLESGDILIDGGNSYYIDDIRRAKELAPKGINYVDVGTSGGVWGLDRGYCMMIGGPQAAVEHLDPIFKSIAPGIGDIDRTPGFDKLGGTAEQGYLHCGASGGGHFVKMVHNGIEYGIMAAYAEGLGILKAANIGKQAGEVDAETTPLRDPENYQFDFNLTEVAEVWRRGSVIASWLLDLTAAALTEDPALSKFGGRVSDSGEGRWTIKAAIDEGVPAPVLTTALYERFSSRGQADFSDKLLSAMRYEFGGHLEKPATK